In one window of Streptomyces griseus subsp. griseus DNA:
- a CDS encoding carbohydrate kinase family protein gives MRIAVTGSIATDHLMTFPGRFADQLVADQLHTVSLSFLVDNLDVRRGGVAANICFGMGLLGTKPILVGAAGSDFDEYRAWLDRHGVETGSVRISEVLHTARFVCTTDADHNQIGSFYTGAMSEARLIELKSVADRVGGLDLVSIGADDPEAMLRHTEECRSRNIPFAADFSQQIARMNGEEIRILLEGATFLFSNEYEKGLIESKTGWSDEEILSKVGHRVTTLGSRGVRIEKAGEAVIEVGCPEEESKADPTGVGDAFRAGFLSGLAWGVGLERAAQVGCMLATLVIETVGTQEYTLRRTHFMDRFTKAYGHEAAAEVRQHLA, from the coding sequence GTGCGTATCGCAGTCACCGGCTCCATCGCCACCGATCACCTCATGACCTTCCCCGGCCGCTTCGCCGACCAGCTGGTCGCGGATCAGCTGCACACGGTCTCCCTCTCCTTCCTGGTCGACAACCTCGATGTGCGCCGGGGCGGTGTGGCCGCCAACATCTGCTTCGGCATGGGCCTGCTCGGCACCAAGCCGATCCTCGTGGGCGCCGCGGGCTCCGACTTCGACGAGTACCGCGCCTGGCTGGACCGGCACGGCGTCGAGACCGGCTCGGTCCGGATCTCCGAGGTGCTGCACACCGCCCGCTTCGTCTGCACCACCGACGCCGACCACAACCAGATCGGCTCCTTCTACACGGGTGCGATGAGCGAGGCCCGCCTCATCGAGCTGAAGAGCGTCGCGGACCGCGTCGGCGGCCTCGACCTCGTCTCGATCGGCGCGGACGACCCGGAGGCGATGCTCCGCCACACCGAGGAGTGCCGCTCGCGGAACATCCCGTTCGCCGCGGACTTCTCGCAGCAGATCGCGCGGATGAACGGAGAGGAGATCCGCATCCTGCTGGAGGGCGCCACCTTCCTCTTCTCCAACGAGTACGAGAAGGGGCTCATCGAGTCCAAGACCGGCTGGAGCGACGAGGAGATCCTGTCCAAGGTCGGCCACCGGGTGACCACGCTCGGCTCGCGCGGTGTGCGGATCGAGAAGGCGGGCGAGGCGGTCATCGAGGTCGGCTGCCCCGAGGAGGAGTCCAAGGCCGACCCGACCGGCGTCGGCGACGCCTTCCGGGCCGGGTTCCTCTCCGGTCTCGCCTGGGGCGTCGGCCTGGAGCGCGCCGCCCAGGTCGGCTGCATGCTCGCCACCCTGGTCATCGAGACGGTCGGCACCCAGGAGTACACCCTGCGCCGCACCCACTTCATGGACCGCTTCACCAAGGCGTACGGCCACGAGGCCGCCGCCGAGGTCCGGCAGCACCTGGCCTGA
- a CDS encoding L,D-transpeptidase has translation MNHTPRIRTVVSCTLLVVTLGAGATACGEPDGNPLSTKPYDAGDQVSFNGPSKNEKADPDKPLEVTVKGDDGRITDVSAVDTGGRHLAGELSADGRRWRSTAPMAAGTGYTVRVSTENEDGAPGARTLTFETTSPKKLLKVAFGPETGTYGVGQPITAELSAPVTDKAARATVERALKVRSTPAATGSWYWVDDKKLHYRPQEFWPANATIEVRSNLTGIKVTNALYGAEAKPLKITTGDRVEALTDASTHTMTILRNGEVINTIPVTTGKPGFSTRNGIKVVLAKEQFVRMRGESIGIAAGSSESYDLPVYWATRVTWSGEYVHAAPWSVGSQGSANVSHGCTGMSTGNAEWFFDTVRQGDIVKVVGSEGETMTPFDNGFGDWNLSWAKWQKGSALNEGVPDSPQTLQAARLRPHV, from the coding sequence ATGAACCACACGCCGCGCATCCGCACCGTAGTGAGCTGCACTCTGCTGGTCGTGACCCTTGGCGCGGGTGCGACCGCCTGTGGCGAGCCCGACGGAAACCCGCTGTCGACGAAGCCGTACGACGCCGGGGACCAGGTCTCCTTCAACGGTCCCTCCAAGAACGAGAAGGCCGACCCCGACAAGCCGCTGGAAGTCACCGTCAAGGGTGACGACGGCCGCATCACCGATGTCAGCGCCGTGGACACGGGCGGCCGCCACCTGGCGGGCGAGCTCTCCGCCGACGGCCGCAGGTGGCGCTCCACGGCTCCGATGGCGGCCGGCACCGGATACACCGTCAGGGTCTCCACCGAGAACGAGGACGGCGCTCCCGGCGCCCGTACGCTCACCTTCGAGACCACCTCGCCCAAGAAGCTGCTGAAGGTCGCCTTCGGCCCGGAGACGGGCACCTACGGCGTCGGACAGCCCATCACGGCGGAACTCAGCGCTCCGGTCACCGACAAGGCCGCACGCGCCACCGTGGAGCGCGCCCTGAAGGTCCGCTCCACCCCGGCCGCCACCGGCTCCTGGTACTGGGTCGACGACAAGAAGCTCCACTACCGGCCCCAGGAGTTCTGGCCCGCCAACGCCACCATCGAGGTCCGCTCCAACCTGACGGGCATCAAGGTGACCAACGCCCTCTACGGTGCCGAGGCCAAGCCCCTGAAGATCACCACGGGCGACCGGGTGGAGGCACTCACCGACGCCTCCACGCACACCATGACGATCCTGCGCAACGGAGAAGTGATCAACACCATTCCGGTCACCACCGGCAAGCCGGGCTTCTCCACCCGTAACGGGATCAAGGTGGTCCTCGCCAAGGAGCAGTTCGTCCGGATGCGCGGGGAGAGCATCGGCATCGCGGCCGGCTCGTCGGAGTCGTACGACCTGCCCGTCTACTGGGCCACCCGGGTGACCTGGAGCGGTGAGTACGTCCACGCCGCGCCCTGGTCCGTCGGCTCCCAGGGCAGCGCCAACGTCAGCCACGGCTGCACCGGGATGTCCACCGGCAACGCCGAGTGGTTCTTCGACACCGTGCGCCAGGGCGACATCGTCAAGGTCGTCGGCAGTGAGGGGGAGACCATGACCCCGTTCGACAACGGGTTCGGCGACTGGAACCTCTCCTGGGCGAAGTGGCAGAAGGGCAGCGCCCTCAACGAAGGCGTCCCGGACAGCCCGCAGACGCTCCAGGCCGCCCGCCTGCGGCCGCATGTCTGA
- a CDS encoding cysteine desulfurase/sulfurtransferase TusA family protein, translating to MPYFDAASAAPLHPVARQALLAALDEGWADPARLYREGRRARLLLDAAREAAADAVGCRPDELVFTSSGTSAVHAGIAGALSGRRRVGRHLALSAVEHSSVLHSAAAHEAAGGSSTEVPVERSGAVDPVAYAGALRPDTALACLQSANHEVGTEQPVAEVAGLCAEAGVPLLVDAAQSLGWGPVAGGWSLLTASAHKWGGPAGVGLLAVRKGVRFAPQGPAGERESGRAPGFENLPAIVAAAASLRAVREEAAAEAVRLRALVDRIRSVVAERVGDVEVVGDPERRLPHLVTFSCLYVDGETLLHELDRHGFSVSSGSSCTSSTLEPSHVLKAMGVLSEGNVRVSLPLGTAEADVDRFLEVVPGVVAEVRERLGAPVSSPPSPAPVASLVVDALGRRCPVPVIELAKVIGEVPVGATVTVLADDEAARLDIPAWCEMREQEYVGEEPADRGSAYVVRRLS from the coding sequence GTGCCCTACTTCGACGCCGCCTCCGCCGCCCCTCTGCACCCCGTCGCACGCCAGGCGCTGCTTGCCGCGCTGGACGAGGGCTGGGCCGACCCCGCCCGCCTGTACCGCGAGGGGCGGCGCGCCCGGCTGCTGCTGGACGCCGCCCGGGAGGCCGCGGCGGACGCGGTCGGCTGCCGTCCGGACGAGCTGGTCTTCACCTCTTCGGGGACGAGTGCGGTGCACGCGGGAATCGCCGGCGCTCTTTCGGGGCGTCGGCGTGTCGGCCGCCATCTGGCCCTCTCGGCGGTCGAGCACTCGTCGGTGCTCCATTCGGCGGCGGCGCACGAGGCGGCGGGCGGCTCGTCCACCGAGGTGCCGGTGGAGCGGTCGGGGGCGGTGGACCCGGTGGCGTACGCCGGAGCGCTCCGGCCCGACACCGCGCTGGCCTGCCTCCAGTCGGCCAACCACGAGGTGGGGACCGAGCAGCCGGTGGCGGAGGTGGCCGGGCTCTGCGCCGAGGCGGGGGTGCCGCTGCTGGTGGACGCCGCGCAGTCGCTGGGGTGGGGGCCGGTGGCGGGTGGCTGGTCGCTGCTGACGGCGAGCGCGCACAAGTGGGGCGGGCCGGCCGGGGTGGGGTTGCTGGCGGTACGCAAGGGGGTGCGGTTCGCGCCGCAAGGCCCGGCCGGGGAGCGGGAGTCGGGCCGGGCGCCGGGGTTCGAGAACCTGCCGGCGATCGTGGCGGCGGCGGCCTCGCTCCGTGCGGTGCGAGAGGAGGCGGCGGCCGAGGCGGTGCGGCTGCGGGCGCTGGTGGACCGGATCCGGTCGGTGGTGGCCGAGCGGGTGGGCGATGTGGAGGTGGTCGGCGATCCGGAGCGGCGGCTGCCGCATCTGGTCACCTTCTCCTGTCTCTATGTCGATGGGGAGACCCTGCTCCATGAGCTGGACCGGCACGGTTTCTCCGTATCGTCCGGTTCGTCCTGCACGAGCAGCACGCTGGAGCCGAGCCATGTGCTCAAGGCGATGGGCGTGCTCTCGGAGGGGAACGTCCGGGTGTCGCTGCCGCTGGGCACGGCGGAGGCCGATGTGGACCGGTTCCTTGAGGTGGTGCCCGGGGTGGTCGCGGAGGTACGGGAGCGGCTCGGCGCCCCGGTCTCCTCGCCGCCCTCCCCCGCGCCCGTCGCCTCCCTGGTGGTGGACGCGCTCGGCCGGCGCTGCCCGGTCCCGGTGATCGAGCTCGCAAAGGTGATCGGGGAGGTGCCGGTGGGCGCCACGGTGACGGTGCTCGCCGACGACGAGGCGGCGCGGCTGGACATCCCCGCCTGGTGCGAGATGCGGGAGCAGGAGTACGTGGGCGAGGAGCCGGCGGACCGGGGCTCGGCCTATGTGGTCCGCCGGCTCAGCTGA
- the coxB gene encoding cytochrome c oxidase subunit II — protein MSPNGSDRSSRRPMRRKLPQVLTAGLVLATASGCSYNWEDFPRLGMPTPVTEEAPRILSLWQGSWAAALVTGVLVWGLILWSVFFHRRSRTKVEVPPQTRYNMPIEALYTVVPLIIVSVLFYFTARDESKLLELSDKPAHTVNVVGYQWSWGFNYIEKVEGQPAAGGEVPKELAAIPQKFQDDFPKDATGVYDAGIPGTRNPQNGNPGPTLWLPKGEKVRFVLTSRDVIHSFWVVPFLMKQDVIPGHTNVFEVTPNREGTFMGKCAELCGVDHSRMLFNVKVVSPERYQQHLKELAEKGQTGYMPAGIEQTDPARNSEKKQL, from the coding sequence GTGAGTCCCAACGGCTCCGACCGCTCGTCGCGGCGCCCGATGCGGCGGAAGCTGCCGCAGGTGCTGACTGCGGGCCTGGTCCTGGCGACGGCCTCCGGTTGTTCATACAACTGGGAGGATTTTCCCCGCCTCGGTATGCCCACCCCGGTAACGGAAGAGGCCCCTCGGATCCTCTCCCTCTGGCAAGGCTCGTGGGCGGCAGCGCTCGTCACGGGTGTCCTTGTCTGGGGGCTGATCCTCTGGAGCGTCTTCTTCCACCGGCGTAGCCGGACCAAGGTGGAGGTACCTCCGCAGACCAGGTACAACATGCCCATCGAGGCGTTGTACACAGTGGTTCCCCTCATCATCGTCTCGGTGCTCTTCTACTTCACCGCGCGTGATGAGTCGAAGCTCCTCGAACTCTCCGACAAGCCGGCCCACACGGTCAACGTGGTCGGCTACCAGTGGAGCTGGGGCTTCAACTACATCGAGAAGGTGGAAGGCCAGCCCGCTGCGGGCGGCGAGGTTCCCAAGGAGCTCGCGGCCATCCCCCAGAAGTTCCAGGATGACTTCCCGAAGGACGCCACCGGCGTCTACGACGCGGGCATCCCCGGGACGCGCAACCCCCAGAACGGCAACCCGGGCCCGACCCTGTGGCTGCCGAAGGGGGAGAAGGTCCGCTTCGTCCTCACTTCGCGTGACGTCATCCACTCCTTCTGGGTGGTGCCGTTCCTCATGAAGCAGGACGTCATCCCGGGCCACACCAACGTCTTCGAGGTCACTCCCAACCGGGAGGGCACCTTCATGGGCAAGTGCGCCGAGCTCTGCGGCGTCGACCACTCCCGGATGCTCTTCAACGTCAAGGTCGTCTCCCCGGAGCGGTACCAGCAGCACCTCAAGGAGCTGGCTGAGAAGGGTCAGACGGGCTACATGCCGGCAGGCATCGAGCAGACCGACCCGGCCAGGAATTCGGAGAAGAAGCAACTGTGA
- a CDS encoding cytochrome c oxidase subunit 4: protein MKIQGHLFLWLSAFILIMAGVYGWWSKEPVGTTALFLAFGLSVMIGFYLAFTANRVDAMAQDDKEADVADEAGELGFFSPHSWQPLSLAVGGAFAFLGVVFGWWLMYFSAPLLLIGLFGWVFEYYRGENRTQ, encoded by the coding sequence GTGAAGATCCAGGGACACCTGTTCCTCTGGCTGAGCGCCTTCATCCTCATCATGGCCGGCGTGTACGGCTGGTGGTCGAAGGAGCCGGTCGGCACCACCGCCCTCTTCCTGGCCTTCGGGCTCTCGGTCATGATCGGCTTCTACCTGGCCTTCACGGCCAACCGGGTGGACGCCATGGCCCAGGACGACAAGGAGGCGGACGTCGCCGACGAGGCGGGCGAGCTGGGGTTCTTCTCCCCGCACAGCTGGCAGCCGCTCTCCCTGGCCGTCGGTGGCGCCTTCGCCTTCCTGGGCGTCGTCTTCGGCTGGTGGCTGATGTACTTCTCGGCTCCGCTGCTCCTGATCGGCCTCTTCGGCTGGGTCTTCGAGTACTACCGGGGCGAGAACCGCACCCAGTGA
- the ctaD gene encoding cytochrome c oxidase subunit I codes for MSILNEPQGAAPADDSYEDELPVRRKEPGNVVIKWLTTTDHKTIGSLYLVTSFAFFIIGGLMALFMRAELARPGTQIMSNEQFNQAFTMHGTIMLLMFATPLFAGFANWIMPLQIGAPDVAFPRLNMFAYWLYLFGSLIAVAGFLTPQGAADFGWFAYAPLNDAVRSPGIGADMWIMGLAFSGFGTILGSVNFITTIICMRAPGMTMFRMPIFTWNVLLTGVLVLLAFPVLAAALFALEADRKFGAHIFDSANGGALLWQHLFWFFGHPEVYIIALPFFGIISEVIPVFSRKPMFGYIGLIAATIAIAGLSVTVWAHHMYVTGGVLLPFFSFMTFLIAVPTGVKFFNWIGTMWKGSLSFETPMLWAVGFLITFTFGGLTGVILASPPMDFHVSDSYFVVAHFHYVIFGTVVFAMFSGFHFWWPKFTGKMLDERLGKITFWTLFVGFHGTFLVQHWLGAEGMPRRYADYLAADGFTALNTISTIASFVLGLSMLPFFYNVWKTAKYGKKVEVDDPWGYGRSLEWATSCPPPRHNFLTLPRIRSESPAFDLHHPEIAALEQLEHHSESDKALVGGKEAGK; via the coding sequence GTGAGCATCCTCAACGAACCTCAGGGTGCGGCACCGGCAGACGACTCGTACGAGGACGAACTGCCCGTGCGCCGCAAGGAGCCGGGAAACGTCGTCATCAAGTGGCTGACCACCACTGACCACAAGACGATCGGCTCGCTCTACCTGGTCACGTCGTTCGCCTTCTTCATCATCGGCGGACTCATGGCGCTCTTCATGCGCGCCGAGCTCGCTCGTCCCGGCACCCAGATCATGTCGAACGAGCAGTTCAACCAGGCGTTCACGATGCACGGCACGATCATGCTGCTGATGTTCGCGACGCCGCTGTTCGCCGGATTCGCGAACTGGATCATGCCGCTCCAGATCGGCGCGCCCGATGTGGCGTTCCCGCGGCTGAACATGTTCGCGTACTGGCTGTACCTCTTCGGCTCGCTCATCGCGGTGGCCGGCTTCCTCACGCCGCAGGGCGCCGCCGACTTCGGCTGGTTCGCCTACGCGCCGCTGAACGACGCGGTCCGCTCGCCGGGCATCGGCGCCGACATGTGGATCATGGGTCTGGCCTTCTCCGGCTTCGGCACGATCCTCGGCTCGGTCAACTTCATCACCACGATCATCTGCATGCGCGCCCCCGGCATGACGATGTTCCGCATGCCGATCTTCACCTGGAACGTCCTGCTGACCGGTGTCCTGGTCCTGCTGGCCTTCCCCGTTCTCGCCGCCGCGCTCTTCGCGCTGGAGGCGGATCGGAAATTCGGTGCGCATATCTTCGACTCCGCCAACGGCGGCGCGTTGCTCTGGCAACACCTCTTCTGGTTCTTCGGACACCCAGAGGTGTACATCATCGCCCTGCCGTTCTTCGGAATCATTTCCGAGGTCATCCCGGTATTCAGCCGCAAGCCGATGTTCGGCTACATCGGTCTGATCGCCGCGACGATCGCCATCGCCGGTCTCTCGGTGACGGTGTGGGCGCACCACATGTATGTGACGGGCGGCGTGCTGTTGCCGTTCTTCTCCTTCATGACGTTCCTGATCGCGGTACCGACCGGGGTGAAGTTCTTCAACTGGATCGGCACGATGTGGAAGGGGTCGTTGTCCTTCGAGACACCGATGCTCTGGGCCGTCGGCTTCCTGATCACCTTCACCTTCGGTGGTCTGACCGGCGTCATCCTGGCCTCGCCCCCGATGGACTTCCACGTCTCCGACTCGTACTTCGTCGTCGCGCACTTCCACTACGTCATCTTCGGCACCGTGGTCTTCGCGATGTTCTCCGGATTCCACTTCTGGTGGCCGAAGTTCACCGGCAAGATGCTGGACGAGCGGCTCGGGAAGATCACCTTCTGGACGCTGTTCGTCGGCTTCCACGGGACCTTCCTGGTGCAGCACTGGCTCGGTGCCGAGGGAATGCCGCGTCGCTACGCGGACTACCTCGCCGCCGACGGCTTCACCGCGCTGAACACGATCTCCACGATCGCGTCCTTCGTGCTCGGCCTGTCGATGCTGCCGTTCTTCTACAACGTCTGGAAGACCGCCAAGTACGGCAAGAAGGTCGAGGTCGACGACCCCTGGGGCTACGGCCGCTCGCTGGAGTGGGCGACCTCCTGCCCGCCCCCGCGGCACAACTTCCTCACCCTGCCGCGGATCCGTTCCGAATCCCCGGCGTTCGACCTGCACCACCCGGAGATCGCGGCGCTCGAACAGCTTGAGCACCACTCCGAGTCGGACAAGGCCCTCGTCGGCGGCAAGGAGGCAGGCAAGTGA